One part of the Pirellulales bacterium genome encodes these proteins:
- a CDS encoding DUF6602 domain-containing protein, which translates to MSDSTKTQLPKLLTGLHELLVNELGIARTVIGHSVTKGDISEGRWIQMLQHHLPVRYQVSKAFVIDSNNQCSEQIDIVIHDRQYSPFVFKLDSALYVPAESVYAVFEVKQEMSADEINYAAGKIASVRGLHRTSIPIQHAGGTHPAKNPQPILGGLLCLKSSWSPAFGNPFETAIANLSTEGSIQLGCAAQHGVFEIEYQHEGIPTFVIHSNAGPLAYFLLRLIARLQCMATVPCLDVMAYARWLDGSTESK; encoded by the coding sequence ATGAGTGATTCCACCAAAACACAGTTGCCAAAGCTCTTAACGGGGCTTCACGAGTTACTCGTCAACGAACTGGGCATTGCCCGAACTGTCATCGGTCATTCCGTCACCAAAGGTGATATAAGCGAGGGCCGGTGGATTCAGATGCTGCAACACCATCTGCCCGTGCGTTATCAGGTTAGCAAAGCATTCGTAATCGACTCCAATAATCAGTGTAGCGAGCAGATTGACATCGTCATTCACGATCGGCAGTATTCGCCGTTCGTCTTCAAGCTTGATTCTGCCCTCTACGTTCCTGCGGAAAGCGTTTATGCCGTCTTCGAGGTAAAACAAGAAATGTCGGCCGATGAAATCAATTATGCCGCCGGCAAGATCGCTAGCGTCCGAGGATTGCATCGCACTAGCATTCCTATCCAACACGCAGGAGGGACGCATCCGGCGAAGAATCCGCAACCGATTCTCGGTGGTCTACTTTGCTTGAAGAGTTCCTGGTCTCCAGCATTTGGCAACCCCTTCGAGACAGCTATTGCCAATCTGTCGACCGAAGGCAGTATTCAACTGGGGTGTGCAGCGCAACACGGCGTCTTCGAAATTGAATATCAACACGAAGGAATCCCAACGTTCGTCATTCACTCGAACGCCGGACCCTTGGCGTATTTCTTGCTTCGCCTAATCGCTCGCTTGCAGTGCATGGCTACGGTCCCATGTCTCGATGTCATGGCATATGCTCGCTGGCTTGACGGCTCTACCGAATCAAAGTGA